In a genomic window of Streptomyces sp. NBC_01231:
- a CDS encoding damage-control phosphatase ARMT1 family protein has protein sequence MPDTPPPVPVPSAPVILADEPGSFPHSVLAERHPAIIRQVREAFPYGPEQHDALDALLASCVKGVIEPLPAHAHDRERWSAWGMDEYTGRSWFDVPWLWSESHFYRRLLDAVGYFGPGPWQGIDPFRPFKLAELDSRETGEELAALDDLAGRPADEQATALLHGSLWGNRADLGFRLSDASAEDKAAVPSLVADDSDTLWTLLGAAGAAGAAGAAGAAGGTGGTGGTKGPRGSGSAGTLCLIADNAGRELIPDLLLIAHLLAHGRIRRAVLQVKPYPYYVSDATTADVVDALRRLTRDPGEAAAHGHQLWSAMADGRLTVRAHPFSCAPLPYADLPDDLREELAEADLTVVKGDLNYRRLVGDRRHPATTPFAEVTAYFPGPVASLRTLKSDVITGLDADTEAALVAAEGQRWRTSGTHALIQVRP, from the coding sequence ATGCCCGACACCCCGCCGCCCGTGCCCGTGCCGTCCGCGCCCGTGATCCTCGCCGACGAACCCGGGTCGTTCCCGCACAGCGTGCTCGCCGAGCGGCATCCCGCGATCATCCGGCAGGTACGCGAGGCCTTCCCGTACGGCCCCGAACAGCACGACGCCCTCGACGCGTTGCTCGCGAGTTGCGTCAAGGGCGTGATCGAACCGCTCCCGGCCCACGCGCACGACCGTGAACGATGGTCGGCCTGGGGCATGGACGAGTACACCGGCCGCTCCTGGTTCGACGTGCCGTGGCTGTGGTCGGAGAGCCACTTCTATCGCCGACTCCTGGACGCCGTCGGCTACTTCGGTCCCGGACCCTGGCAGGGCATCGACCCCTTCCGTCCCTTCAAGCTCGCCGAACTCGACTCCCGGGAGACGGGCGAGGAACTGGCCGCCCTCGACGACCTCGCCGGCCGCCCGGCGGACGAACAGGCCACCGCCCTGCTGCACGGCTCCCTCTGGGGCAACCGCGCCGACCTCGGTTTCCGCCTCTCGGACGCCTCAGCCGAGGACAAGGCCGCCGTCCCCAGCCTGGTCGCCGACGACAGTGACACCCTCTGGACCCTGCTCGGAGCGGCAGGAGCGGCAGGAGCGGCAGGAGCGGCAGGAGCGGCAGGAGGCACCGGCGGGACCGGCGGCACGAAAGGTCCACGAGGATCAGGAAGTGCAGGCACTCTCTGTCTGATCGCCGACAACGCCGGCCGCGAGCTGATCCCCGACCTGCTGCTCATCGCCCACCTGCTCGCACACGGGCGGATCCGGCGGGCCGTCCTACAGGTCAAGCCGTATCCGTACTACGTCTCCGACGCCACCACAGCCGACGTGGTCGACGCGCTGCGCCGGCTGACCCGGGACCCGGGCGAGGCCGCGGCCCACGGGCACCAGCTCTGGTCCGCCATGGCCGACGGCCGCCTCACGGTCCGCGCGCACCCCTTCTCCTGCGCCCCGCTGCCGTACGCGGACCTGCCCGACGACCTCCGCGAGGAGCTCGCCGAGGCGGACCTGACGGTCGTCAAGGGCGACCTCAACTACCGCCGCCTGGTGGGTGACCGCCGCCACCCCGCGACCACGCCCTTCGCCGAGGTCACCGCTTATTTCCCGGGCCCGGTGGCCTCCCTGCGCACCCTGAAGTCCGACGTGATCACCGGCCTGGACGCGGACACGGAGGCCGCACTGGTCGCCGCGGAGGGACAGCGCTGGCGCACCAGCGGTACCCATGCCCTGATCCAGGTCAGGCCCTGA
- a CDS encoding terpene synthase family protein — protein sequence MTQQPFELPHFYMPYPARLNPHVDEARAHSTVWAREMGMLEGSGIWEQADLDAHDYGLLCAYTHPDCDGPALSLITDWYVWVFFFDDHFLEIFKRTQDRAGGKAYLDRLPMFMPMDLSTPMPEPENPVEAGLADLWRRTVPSMSADWRRRFSVATEHLLNESLWELSNINEGRIANPVEYIEMRRKVGGAPWSAGLVEYATAEVPVSVAGSRPLRVLMETFSDGVHLRNDLFSYQREVEDEGELSNGVLVLETFFGCTTQEAADTVNDILTSRLHQFEHTAFTEVPAVALEQGLTPPELAAVAQYTRGLQDWQSGGHEWHMRSSRYMNARARSSKPWHGLTGPGTSAADVGALLASAGVERLRAHTHVPYQKVGPSRLPDFYMPFQVELSPHLDGARSRLTEWAHRMGILQEGVWDEDKLAASDLPLCSAGLDPDATPEALDLSSHWLAWGTYGDDYYPLVFGHRRDLAAARLTTHRLSDCMPVDGEETVVPANAMERGLVDLWARTTAAMTPDERRTLKRAVNVMTESWVWELSNQLQNRIPDPVDYLEMRRSTFGSDLTLSMCRMGHGPAVPPEVYRSGPVRSLENAAIDYACLVNDVFSYQKEIEYEGEIHNAILVVQNFFGIDYPTALGVIHDLMTQRMEQFEHVARHELPIVYDDFDLSEEAREVMGNYVADLRNWLAGILNWHREVDRYKADYLARRAHGFLPDTPPALPVG from the coding sequence ATGACGCAGCAGCCCTTCGAACTCCCGCACTTCTACATGCCGTATCCCGCGCGGCTGAACCCGCATGTCGACGAGGCTCGCGCCCACTCGACCGTGTGGGCGCGCGAGATGGGCATGCTGGAGGGCTCCGGGATCTGGGAGCAGGCCGACCTCGACGCGCACGACTACGGCCTGCTCTGCGCCTACACACACCCCGACTGCGACGGCCCGGCCCTCTCGCTCATCACCGACTGGTACGTGTGGGTGTTCTTCTTCGACGACCACTTCCTGGAGATCTTCAAGCGCACCCAGGACCGGGCCGGCGGCAAGGCCTATCTGGACCGGCTCCCGATGTTCATGCCGATGGACCTGTCCACACCGATGCCCGAGCCGGAGAACCCGGTCGAGGCGGGCCTCGCCGACCTGTGGCGGCGCACCGTGCCGTCGATGTCCGCCGACTGGCGCCGCCGCTTCTCCGTCGCCACCGAGCACCTGCTCAACGAGTCCCTGTGGGAGCTGTCCAACATCAACGAGGGGCGGATCGCCAACCCGGTCGAGTACATCGAGATGCGCCGCAAGGTCGGCGGCGCCCCCTGGTCGGCCGGCCTGGTGGAGTACGCGACGGCCGAAGTCCCCGTGTCCGTCGCCGGTTCGAGGCCGCTGAGGGTCCTGATGGAGACCTTCTCCGACGGTGTCCACCTGCGCAACGACCTGTTCTCCTACCAGCGGGAGGTCGAGGACGAGGGCGAGCTCAGCAACGGTGTGCTCGTCCTGGAGACCTTCTTCGGCTGCACCACCCAGGAAGCCGCCGACACCGTCAACGACATCCTGACCTCGCGCCTCCACCAGTTCGAGCACACTGCGTTCACCGAGGTCCCCGCCGTGGCCCTGGAACAGGGACTGACCCCGCCGGAGCTGGCCGCGGTCGCCCAGTACACGCGGGGACTCCAGGACTGGCAGTCCGGCGGCCACGAATGGCACATGCGCTCCAGCCGGTACATGAACGCGCGGGCCCGCTCCAGCAAGCCCTGGCATGGCCTCACCGGGCCCGGCACCTCCGCCGCCGACGTGGGCGCACTGCTCGCCTCGGCCGGCGTCGAGCGGCTGCGCGCCCACACCCATGTGCCGTACCAGAAGGTCGGCCCGTCCCGGTTGCCCGACTTCTACATGCCCTTCCAGGTCGAGCTCAGCCCGCATCTGGACGGGGCCCGCTCCCGGCTCACCGAGTGGGCGCACCGCATGGGCATCCTGCAGGAGGGCGTCTGGGACGAGGACAAGCTCGCCGCCTCCGACCTTCCGTTGTGTTCGGCCGGCCTCGACCCTGACGCCACCCCCGAGGCCCTCGACCTCAGCTCCCACTGGCTGGCCTGGGGCACCTACGGCGACGACTACTATCCACTCGTCTTCGGCCACCGCCGAGACCTGGCCGCGGCCCGCCTGACCACTCACCGCCTGTCGGACTGCATGCCCGTCGACGGCGAGGAGACCGTCGTCCCGGCCAACGCCATGGAGCGCGGACTCGTCGACCTGTGGGCGCGTACGACGGCGGCGATGACCCCCGACGAACGGCGCACCCTGAAACGAGCGGTGAACGTGATGACGGAGAGCTGGGTCTGGGAGCTCTCGAACCAGCTCCAGAACCGCATCCCCGACCCGGTCGACTACCTGGAGATGCGGCGCTCCACCTTCGGCTCCGACCTCACCCTGAGCATGTGCCGCATGGGCCACGGCCCCGCCGTCCCGCCGGAGGTCTACCGCAGCGGCCCCGTCCGCTCGCTGGAGAACGCCGCCATCGACTACGCGTGCCTGGTCAACGACGTGTTCTCGTACCAGAAGGAGATCGAGTACGAGGGCGAGATCCACAACGCGATCCTCGTGGTGCAGAACTTCTTCGGCATCGACTACCCGACCGCCCTCGGCGTCATCCACGACCTGATGACGCAGCGCATGGAGCAGTTCGAGCATGTAGCCCGGCACGAACTACCCATCGTGTACGACGACTTCGATCTCTCCGAGGAGGCCCGCGAGGTCATGGGGAACTATGTGGCCGACCTGCGGAACTGGCTGGCGGGCATCCTGAACTGGCACCGCGAGGTGGACCGCTACAAGGCCGACTACCTGGCCCGCCGCGCCCACGGTTTCCTCCCGGACACCCCGCCGGCGCTGCCCGTCGGCTGA
- a CDS encoding PDZ domain-containing protein — protein MEQTALRPKPMPGREPGGGRSAPARRPHAARRRGRRLRALLFALFVGTVLVLSGVGLGTVGAPVIGMSGLAELRRQAGQAAAGDHGSRSASAHPSPSVHAGPAPAPGGAMLGLEVVDAKKAGALVVGVHVPGPGYSGGLVRGDVLLAFGRNRVDSAADLAQVVTRARPGQEVVVTIRHKSGGYQQLTVVPGVVT, from the coding sequence ATGGAACAGACTGCGTTGCGTCCCAAGCCGATGCCCGGCCGGGAACCCGGCGGTGGCAGGTCCGCTCCCGCCCGGCGTCCGCACGCCGCACGACGGCGGGGCCGGCGGCTGCGGGCCCTGCTGTTCGCCCTGTTCGTCGGGACGGTCCTGGTTCTGTCCGGGGTCGGTCTGGGCACGGTCGGCGCCCCGGTGATCGGCATGAGCGGACTCGCCGAGCTGCGGCGGCAGGCGGGGCAGGCCGCGGCGGGGGATCACGGGAGCCGGTCCGCCTCGGCGCACCCGAGCCCTTCCGTGCACGCGGGCCCCGCTCCGGCGCCCGGCGGCGCGATGCTCGGTCTGGAGGTCGTGGACGCCAAGAAGGCGGGGGCCCTGGTGGTGGGCGTCCATGTCCCGGGCCCCGGCTACTCCGGCGGCCTGGTGAGGGGGGACGTGCTCCTCGCGTTCGGCCGGAACCGCGTCGACTCGGCCGCCGACCTCGCACAGGTCGTCACCCGGGCCCGCCCCGGCCAGGAGGTCGTCGTGACCATCCGCCACAAGAGCGGGGGCTACCAGCAGCTCACGGTCGTCCCCGGCGTCGTCACATGA
- a CDS encoding TetR/AcrR family transcriptional regulator — MPRQLRAEQTRSTIITAAADLFDRHGYEATSLSDIVEHAQVTKGALYFHFAAKEDLAHAIMELQSRASRRLASDADGRGYTSLESLMRITFGIARLSVEDPIPRAGLRLATGGVPVRPPLRHPFTEWLELSSRKLLGAVKESDLHPETDVDIVAHSLVCFFVGTRVVGSSLEPVTRQPRRLAEMWHMMIRGMVPVPRRARYLTLVAQLEREIRTM; from the coding sequence ATGCCGAGGCAGTTACGCGCCGAGCAGACCCGCTCGACGATCATCACGGCCGCCGCCGACCTGTTCGACCGGCACGGCTATGAGGCGACCAGCCTGAGCGACATCGTCGAGCATGCCCAAGTCACCAAAGGCGCCCTCTACTTCCACTTCGCGGCCAAGGAGGACCTGGCCCACGCGATCATGGAGTTGCAGTCCCGCGCCTCACGACGGTTGGCGAGCGACGCGGACGGGCGGGGTTACACCTCGCTCGAGTCGCTGATGCGCATCACCTTCGGCATAGCGCGGCTGTCCGTCGAGGACCCGATTCCCCGGGCCGGCCTCCGCCTGGCCACCGGGGGGGTGCCGGTGCGCCCACCCCTGCGGCACCCCTTCACGGAGTGGCTGGAGCTCTCCTCCCGCAAACTCCTCGGCGCGGTCAAGGAGTCCGACCTTCATCCGGAGACGGACGTCGACATCGTCGCCCACTCCCTGGTCTGCTTCTTCGTCGGCACCCGTGTGGTGGGCAGTTCCCTCGAACCCGTGACCCGCCAGCCCCGAAGACTGGCCGAGATGTGGCACATGATGATCCGCGGCATGGTCCCGGTGCCTCGAAGGGCGCGGTATCTGACCCTGGTCGCGCAGTTGGAGCGGGAGATCAGGACGATGTGA